A window of Funiculus sociatus GB2-C1 contains these coding sequences:
- a CDS encoding DUF6887 family protein produces MIKPNFEAMSRKELLGYIREHRDDDEAFRIYMDRVTAESTTEWYPAPQSIDDLKNFPELLEKHRRERKENQ; encoded by the coding sequence ATGATTAAACCAAATTTTGAGGCAATGAGCCGTAAAGAACTACTAGGCTACATACGAGAACATAGAGACGACGATGAAGCCTTCCGCATCTATATGGATAGGGTGACGGCTGAATCGACGACAGAGTGGTATCCGGCTCCCCAGTCAATAGATGACCTTAAGAATTTTCCTGAGTTGCTAGAAAAACATCGTCGAGAACGAAAAGAAAATCAGTAG
- a CDS encoding DUF6888 family protein gives MYLPIYIIRIDEPTGGVFFLAGEETEILINRNGLWKLL, from the coding sequence ATGTATCTGCCGATTTATATAATTAGGATAGATGAACCCACAGGAGGAGTATTCTTCCTAGCTGGAGAAGAGACAGAAATCCTGATTAATCGCAATGGACTATGGAAACTTTTATGA
- a CDS encoding antibiotic biosynthesis monooxygenase family protein yields MVLEAVMLNVKDGYESDFEIAFKKASVIISSMNGYLSHELHRCIEVKGKYLLLVNWKTLEDHTIGFRASTEYQEWKRLLHHFYDPFPIVEHFEKVELKH; encoded by the coding sequence ATGGTTCTTGAAGCCGTTATGCTAAATGTGAAAGATGGATATGAAAGTGATTTTGAAATTGCTTTTAAAAAAGCATCAGTAATTATCTCGTCTATGAATGGATATTTATCCCATGAACTCCACAGATGTATTGAAGTTAAAGGAAAATATTTATTACTGGTTAATTGGAAGACCTTAGAGGATCATACAATCGGATTTAGAGCTTCTACTGAATATCAGGAGTGGAAAAGACTTCTTCACCATTTTTACGATCCATTTCCAATTGTTGAACATTTTGAAAAAGTTGAACTTAAGCATTAA
- the menD gene encoding 2-succinyl-5-enolpyruvyl-6-hydroxy-3-cyclohexene-1-carboxylic-acid synthase, with the protein MSINFNNTNSVWASILTETLKRLRLATAIICPGSRSTPLTVAFTQQNEVEAIPILDERSAAFFALGIAKRTGIPVALVCTSGTAGANFYPAVIEAKESRIPLVVLTADRPPELRDCHSGQTIDQVKLYGNYPNWQAELALPSLEMGMLGYLRQTMIYAWERSLFPTPGCVHLNIPFRDPLAPIPQLDTESLKLQFQPEDFFAGIASGGLPSLLRGTGEIPSTTIQEWQQCKRGIIIAGTAQPRFPKEYCNAVLKLSQALKFPVLAEALSPLRNYAQLNSSLISTYDLILRNQQSAKELIPKMVIQIGELPTSKELRNWLDNTKIQRWIIDPSDHNLDPLHGKTTHLRTSVESLVETQFIASLPTEYLHLWCEAEAKVRQNIDETMANMETLFEGKTAWLLSQFLPQKTPIFISNSMPVRDAEFFWKPNNSGIQPFFNRGANGIDGTLSTALGIAHQNQSSVMLTGDLALLHDTNGFLLRNKFIGHLTIILINNNGGGIFEMLPISKFEPPFEEFFATPQDINFARLCATYNVEHEVITSWEHLKQRLNPLPSKGIRVLELRTNRKLDAKWRQENLSKFARE; encoded by the coding sequence ATGTCAATTAACTTTAATAACACCAATTCCGTCTGGGCTTCAATCCTAACCGAAACCTTAAAACGGCTAAGATTAGCTACAGCTATTATTTGCCCTGGTTCGCGTTCCACACCGTTAACCGTTGCTTTTACCCAACAAAATGAAGTAGAAGCAATTCCAATTTTAGATGAACGTTCTGCCGCATTCTTTGCCTTGGGAATTGCTAAAAGAACTGGGATTCCTGTAGCTTTAGTTTGCACTTCTGGAACCGCTGGCGCTAACTTTTATCCCGCTGTAATTGAAGCAAAGGAAAGCCGAATCCCGCTTGTAGTTTTAACAGCAGATCGTCCTCCAGAATTGCGAGATTGTCACTCTGGGCAGACAATAGATCAGGTGAAATTGTATGGCAATTATCCTAACTGGCAAGCAGAGTTAGCGCTACCTTCTCTGGAAATGGGGATGCTGGGTTATCTGCGCCAAACGATGATTTATGCTTGGGAGCGATCGCTATTTCCTACCCCAGGATGCGTTCATCTTAACATCCCCTTCCGCGACCCACTCGCTCCAATTCCCCAACTCGACACCGAAAGCCTCAAATTGCAGTTTCAGCCAGAAGATTTCTTTGCTGGAATTGCATCGGGCGGGCTACCCTCCTTATTAAGGGGGACTGGGGAGATACCCAGCACTACAATTCAAGAATGGCAGCAATGTAAACGAGGAATTATTATTGCTGGAACTGCACAGCCCAGATTTCCAAAAGAGTATTGTAATGCAGTTTTAAAACTTTCCCAAGCTTTAAAATTCCCTGTATTAGCTGAAGCACTATCCCCGTTAAGAAACTATGCCCAGCTCAATTCGTCTTTAATTTCCACCTATGACCTAATCTTACGAAATCAACAATCAGCAAAAGAACTAATACCAAAGATGGTAATTCAAATAGGAGAATTACCCACCAGTAAAGAACTGCGAAACTGGTTAGACAATACTAAAATACAACGCTGGATAATTGACCCCAGTGACCACAATTTAGATCCACTACACGGCAAAACAACACATTTACGAACATCTGTAGAATCTCTTGTAGAGACGCAATTTATCGCGTCTCTACCAACCGAATATCTTCATCTATGGTGTGAAGCTGAAGCCAAAGTTAGACAAAATATCGACGAAACAATGGCAAACATGGAAACGCTTTTTGAAGGAAAAACTGCTTGGTTACTCTCGCAGTTTCTACCACAAAAAACGCCCATATTTATTTCTAACAGTATGCCTGTAAGAGATGCGGAGTTCTTCTGGAAACCGAACAATTCTGGAATTCAACCATTTTTTAACCGGGGTGCAAATGGCATTGATGGCACCTTATCAACTGCTTTGGGAATTGCACATCAAAATCAAAGTAGTGTGATGTTGACGGGCGATCTAGCTTTGTTGCACGATACGAATGGTTTCTTACTGAGAAATAAATTTATCGGGCATTTGACAATTATTTTAATTAATAATAATGGCGGCGGTATTTTTGAAATGCTGCCAATTTCTAAGTTTGAACCACCTTTTGAAGAGTTTTTTGCTACGCCACAAGATATTAATTTTGCTCGACTTTGTGCTACATACAATGTGGAGCATGAAGTAATTACTTCTTGGGAGCATTTGAAGCAGCGATTAAACCCGCTGCCAAGTAAGGGAATCCGAGTGTTGGAGTTGCGAACAAATCGTAAATTAGATGCAAAATGGCGACAAGAGAATTTGAGTAAGTTTGCTAGGGAATGA